In Streptomyces hawaiiensis, one genomic interval encodes:
- a CDS encoding GntR family transcriptional regulator, with amino-acid sequence MEALRPVPRTLLRDRAYAAIRDAIVAGEIEPGAVVRDAELAERLGLSRAPVREAFSRLVDEGLLESKPQSYTRVTPLVAADVRDAAAVVGALHELVTRVAVPRLGAADIAAMRAANARFAAAVGAGDVDAALRADDELHDVLVRVSGNRAAAATVARYTPLIRRLERRRFGEGGSCRSAGLHERLIEACAAGDTAEAVLVTAEIWRGLEELAD; translated from the coding sequence ATGGAAGCCCTCCGGCCCGTGCCGCGCACCCTGCTCAGGGACCGGGCGTACGCGGCGATCCGGGACGCCATCGTGGCCGGGGAGATCGAACCCGGCGCGGTGGTGCGGGACGCCGAGCTCGCGGAGCGGCTCGGACTGTCCCGGGCGCCGGTGCGCGAGGCGTTCTCCCGGCTGGTGGACGAGGGGCTGCTGGAGAGCAAGCCGCAGAGCTACACGCGGGTCACCCCGCTGGTGGCCGCCGACGTGCGGGACGCCGCCGCCGTGGTCGGTGCCCTGCACGAGCTCGTGACGCGGGTCGCCGTGCCCCGGCTGGGTGCCGCGGACATCGCCGCGATGCGCGCCGCCAACGCGCGGTTCGCCGCGGCCGTGGGCGCCGGGGACGTCGACGCGGCGCTGCGGGCCGACGACGAACTGCACGACGTCCTCGTCCGGGTGAGCGGCAACCGGGCGGCCGCCGCGACCGTCGCCCGCTACACCCCGCTCATCCGCCGCCTGGAGCGACGGCGCTTCGGCGAGGGCGGCAGCTGCCGTTCCGCCGGGTTGCACGAGCGGCTGATCGAGGCCTGCGCGGCCGGTGACACCGCCGAGGCGGTCCTCGTCACGGCGGAGATCTGGCGGGGGCTCGAGGAGCTCGCCGACTGA
- a CDS encoding alkaline phosphatase PhoX: MSLTRRDFARNSAITGAGVALAGSVGALATAPNALASTDADSAGDGAADAHHGVGYGPLLPDPKGVLALPAGFTYRIITYSGRTKLESGESTPSNHDGTAAFDGPRGTTLLVNNHELKGPRADWKHPVPLTEGLVYDPAAAGGCTVVEVRPDGRVAEWVGIAGTSTNCAGGATPWGTWLTCEENSDKAGVNGMTKDHGYVFEVDPCDRRANRGPKPLKFFGRYDHEAVVIDPKRGHAYLTEDASDPNGLFFRWTPPRGFEYGPGKFRGLADDAGVLQAPKCFDSGGTFVDDLSRATKTGTVYGVDWVDVPDRDARATPVRKQFEDGQVTRARKLEGMWWGDGGAYIVSSYAREESPVRHDGQVWFYDPKRRTLTLKVLLGVNPDPSKDGAFDGPDNITVSPYGGLVIAEDGEGVQHLFGATDSGRTYPIARNELNNGTEKEPEYSEFTGVTFSPDGRTLYANIQTPGIMLAITGPWKRQKR, translated from the coding sequence ATGTCGCTCACCCGCAGGGACTTCGCCAGGAACTCCGCCATCACCGGGGCCGGTGTCGCGCTGGCGGGCAGTGTCGGCGCCCTCGCCACCGCGCCGAACGCCCTCGCGTCCACCGACGCCGACAGCGCGGGTGACGGGGCGGCGGACGCTCATCACGGAGTCGGCTACGGGCCGCTCCTCCCCGACCCCAAGGGCGTCCTCGCCCTGCCCGCCGGCTTCACGTACCGGATCATCACCTACAGCGGCAGGACCAAGCTGGAGTCCGGCGAGTCCACGCCGTCCAACCACGACGGCACCGCCGCCTTCGACGGCCCCCGCGGCACCACCCTGCTCGTCAACAACCACGAGCTGAAGGGCCCGCGCGCCGACTGGAAGCACCCGGTGCCGCTCACCGAGGGCCTCGTCTACGACCCGGCCGCGGCCGGCGGCTGCACGGTCGTCGAGGTGCGCCCCGACGGACGCGTCGCCGAGTGGGTGGGCATCGCCGGCACCTCCACCAACTGCGCCGGCGGCGCCACACCCTGGGGCACCTGGCTCACCTGCGAGGAGAACTCCGACAAGGCCGGCGTCAACGGCATGACCAAGGACCACGGCTACGTCTTCGAGGTCGACCCCTGCGACCGGCGCGCCAACCGCGGTCCCAAGCCGCTGAAGTTCTTCGGCCGCTACGACCACGAGGCCGTCGTCATCGACCCCAAGCGCGGCCACGCCTACCTCACCGAGGACGCCTCCGACCCCAACGGCCTCTTCTTCCGCTGGACCCCGCCCAGGGGCTTCGAGTACGGCCCCGGGAAGTTCCGCGGGCTCGCCGACGACGCCGGTGTCCTCCAGGCGCCCAAGTGCTTCGACTCCGGCGGTACGTTCGTCGACGATCTGTCCCGTGCCACGAAGACCGGCACCGTCTACGGCGTCGACTGGGTGGACGTCCCCGACCGCGACGCCCGCGCCACCCCCGTGCGCAAGCAGTTCGAGGACGGCCAGGTCACCCGCGCCCGCAAGCTGGAGGGCATGTGGTGGGGCGACGGCGGCGCCTACATCGTCTCCTCCTACGCCCGTGAGGAGAGCCCCGTTCGGCACGACGGCCAGGTCTGGTTCTACGACCCCAAGCGCCGCACGCTGACGCTGAAGGTCCTGCTCGGCGTGAACCCCGACCCCTCGAAGGACGGCGCGTTCGACGGGCCCGACAACATCACCGTCTCCCCGTACGGCGGCCTCGTCATCGCCGAGGACGGGGAGGGCGTGCAGCACCTGTTCGGGGCCACCGACAGCGGACGCACGTACCCGATCGCGCGCAACGAGCTCAACAACGGCACCGAGAAGGAGCCGGAGTACAGCGAGTTCACCGGCGTCACCTTCTCGCCCGACGGCCGGACGCTGTACGCCAACATCCAGACGCCGGGCATCATGCTCGCGATCACCGGCCCCTGGAAGCGCCAGAAGCGGTAA
- a CDS encoding endonuclease/exonuclease/phosphatase family protein, with the protein MPSKSSARLAALTVAAACSAASTIVLTSPAHAESVRIHDVQGSTRISPYAGKQVTDVAGIVTGIRTYGSSRGFWIQDPQPDADPATSEGVFVFTGSVPKGVAVGDSVTVSGTVSEYVPGGTTSGNQSLTEITKPITTVVSSGNALPAATAITSRSVPAAYAPAGDTAAGGSVNALPLKPSKYALDHYEALEGMSVRVTDTRVVGATDPYTELWVTVKPHENRNRHGGTIYGSYDAQNTGRLQIQSLGPTADFPKANVGDTLTGTTTGPLDYNQFGGYTLVASELGTLKSAGLERETTRRQRSSELAVATYNVENLDPADDTFAAHASAIVNNLKSPDIVSLEEIQDNNGAKNDGTVAADQTLTKLIDAIVAAGGPTYDWRSIDPADGIDGGEPGGNIRQAFLFNPERVSFADRAGGDATTATGVTKIRGKAHLTLSPGRIAPADEAWKSSRKPLAGEFVFRGRSVFVIANHFNSKGGDQGLTAHYQPPSRGSETQRHQQATLVNAFVKDILDTQKNADVVTLGDINDFEFSQTTKLLEGRGELWSAIKSLPRSERYSYVYQGNSQVLDQILISPSIRRDCDFEYDSVHVNAEFHDQISDHDPQVLRFRP; encoded by the coding sequence TTGCCGAGCAAGTCGTCCGCGCGTCTCGCCGCGCTCACCGTCGCCGCCGCGTGTTCCGCGGCATCCACGATCGTCCTCACCAGCCCCGCGCACGCGGAGTCGGTCCGCATCCACGACGTCCAGGGCAGCACCCGGATATCCCCGTATGCCGGCAAGCAGGTCACGGACGTGGCCGGAATCGTCACCGGCATCCGGACCTACGGCTCGTCCCGCGGCTTCTGGATCCAGGACCCGCAGCCCGACGCCGACCCGGCGACCAGCGAGGGCGTCTTCGTCTTCACCGGCTCCGTCCCGAAGGGCGTGGCCGTCGGTGACTCCGTCACGGTCAGCGGCACGGTCTCGGAGTACGTCCCCGGCGGCACGACCTCCGGCAACCAGTCGCTGACGGAGATCACCAAGCCGATCACCACGGTCGTCTCCAGCGGCAACGCGCTCCCCGCCGCCACGGCGATCACCTCGCGCTCGGTCCCCGCCGCCTACGCCCCCGCCGGCGACACGGCCGCGGGCGGCTCCGTCAACGCGCTCCCCCTCAAGCCCTCGAAGTACGCCCTGGACCACTACGAGGCGCTGGAGGGCATGTCCGTCCGGGTCACCGACACACGCGTCGTCGGCGCCACCGACCCGTACACCGAGCTCTGGGTGACGGTGAAGCCGCACGAGAACCGCAACCGCCACGGCGGCACGATCTACGGCTCCTACGACGCCCAGAACACGGGCCGCCTCCAGATCCAGTCCCTCGGCCCGACGGCGGACTTCCCGAAGGCGAACGTGGGCGACACCCTCACCGGGACCACCACCGGCCCCCTGGACTACAACCAGTTCGGCGGCTACACCCTGGTCGCGAGCGAGCTGGGCACGCTGAAGAGCGCGGGCCTGGAGCGCGAGACGACCCGCAGGCAGCGCTCCTCCGAACTCGCGGTCGCCACCTACAACGTCGAGAACCTCGACCCGGCCGACGACACGTTCGCCGCCCACGCCTCCGCGATCGTGAACAACCTGAAGTCGCCCGACATCGTGTCCCTGGAGGAGATCCAGGACAACAACGGCGCGAAGAACGACGGCACGGTCGCCGCCGACCAGACGCTGACCAAGCTGATCGACGCGATCGTCGCGGCCGGCGGCCCGACGTACGACTGGCGTTCGATCGACCCGGCCGACGGCATCGACGGCGGCGAGCCGGGCGGCAACATCCGCCAGGCGTTCCTGTTCAACCCGGAGCGGGTCTCCTTCGCGGACCGCGCGGGCGGCGACGCCACGACGGCCACCGGCGTGACGAAGATCCGCGGCAAGGCGCACCTGACGCTCAGCCCCGGCCGTATCGCGCCCGCCGACGAGGCCTGGAAGAGCAGCCGCAAGCCGCTGGCCGGCGAGTTCGTCTTCCGCGGCCGCTCGGTCTTCGTGATCGCCAACCACTTCAACTCCAAGGGCGGCGACCAGGGCCTGACCGCCCACTACCAGCCGCCGTCCCGCGGCTCCGAGACCCAGCGCCACCAGCAGGCCACCCTGGTGAACGCCTTCGTCAAGGACATCCTCGACACCCAGAAGAACGCGGACGTCGTCACGCTGGGCGACATCAACGACTTCGAGTTCTCGCAGACCACGAAGCTCCTCGAGGGCCGCGGCGAACTCTGGTCGGCGATCAAGTCGCTGCCCAGGAGCGAGCGTTACTCCTACGTCTACCAGGGCAACAGCCAGGTCCTCGACCAGATCCTGATCAGCCCGTCGATCCGCCGCGACTGCGACTTCGAGTACGACAGCGTGCACGTCAACGCGGAGTTCCACGACCAGATCAGCGACCACGACCCTCAGGTTCTGCGCTTCCGCCCGTAG
- a CDS encoding antibiotic biosynthesis monooxygenase, translating into MSRRTEQHPDPADPRIGAPFFSTWRVGTPERQRQAVEAIGRTWERRPWPTDDLLGYHVYAGHDGDTLLHYSQWRSEQAFEAFVKAHRQERVDEIDTAVPGIERVEIGRYRHYRSAGREGAAAPVPGCVVIVDVRFEGPDEDRQRAWVDAVFEALASEPEARPGGISAHFHLSTDGTRVLNYAEWESAQAHIDALAAPGEGVGSATERWKRVQNWPGLLPSGSVSRYDHVLGLTP; encoded by the coding sequence ATGAGCCGTCGAACCGAGCAGCACCCCGACCCCGCCGACCCCCGGATCGGCGCCCCGTTCTTCAGCACCTGGCGGGTGGGAACCCCCGAGCGGCAGCGGCAGGCCGTCGAGGCGATCGGGCGGACGTGGGAGCGGCGGCCCTGGCCCACCGACGATCTGCTGGGGTACCACGTGTACGCCGGGCACGACGGAGACACCCTGCTGCACTACTCGCAGTGGAGGAGCGAGCAGGCCTTCGAGGCGTTCGTGAAAGCCCACCGGCAGGAGCGCGTCGACGAGATCGACACCGCCGTGCCGGGGATCGAGCGGGTGGAGATCGGGCGGTACCGGCACTATCGCAGTGCCGGGCGGGAAGGCGCGGCGGCGCCCGTTCCGGGATGCGTCGTCATCGTCGACGTCCGCTTCGAGGGGCCCGACGAGGACCGGCAGCGCGCCTGGGTCGACGCGGTGTTCGAGGCCCTGGCGAGCGAACCGGAAGCGCGCCCCGGCGGCATCTCCGCCCACTTCCACCTCAGCACCGACGGTACCCGGGTCCTCAACTACGCCGAGTGGGAGAGTGCCCAGGCGCATATCGATGCCTTGGCGGCGCCGGGGGAAGGGGTCGGTTCCGCGACCGAGCGGTGGAAGCGTGTGCAGAACTGGCCGGGCCTGCTGCCCAGCGGCTCCGTCAGCCGCTACGACCACGTCCTCGGGCTGACGCCGTGA
- a CDS encoding DUF3618 domain-containing protein — MTDATSGAKGPDELRRQIEQTRSELGNTVERLAGKADVKGRARARAADWQDKAGAMTVQLRSSAAQAGRTVHDRATHVGPRPVRSVVQAGMRHPKPVLVAGAAGAVVAVGVLRWRHAHGHH, encoded by the coding sequence ATGACGGACGCGACGAGTGGGGCGAAGGGGCCCGATGAGCTGCGGCGGCAGATCGAGCAGACGCGGAGTGAACTCGGTAACACGGTGGAGCGGCTGGCGGGGAAGGCGGATGTGAAGGGCCGTGCCCGGGCGCGGGCCGCTGATTGGCAGGACAAGGCCGGGGCGATGACGGTGCAGTTGCGGAGCAGTGCCGCGCAGGCCGGGCGCACCGTGCACGACAGGGCGACGCATGTGGGGCCTCGTCCGGTGCGGTCCGTCGTCCAGGCCGGGATGCGGCATCCGAAGCCGGTGCTGGTGGCCGGGGCGGCGGGGGCCGTGGTGGCTGTCGGGGTGCTGCGGTGGAGGCATGCGCACGGGCATCACTGA
- a CDS encoding phage holin family protein: MTGTMDHRAVRDERHSVGELVGQATEQLSTLMRQEVALAKEELAEKGRRAGRGGGLLGAAGAVAYAGFLALAGTGAAALSLVLPVWAAALIVTGVLFAIAAVLAAVGRGQLRKAAPPTPERTLGSVRADVEEIKERAHR; the protein is encoded by the coding sequence GTGACAGGGACCATGGATCATCGGGCCGTGCGCGACGAGCGCCACTCCGTGGGCGAGCTCGTCGGGCAGGCCACGGAGCAGCTCTCCACGCTCATGCGGCAGGAAGTGGCTCTCGCCAAGGAGGAGCTGGCCGAGAAGGGGCGGCGCGCGGGACGCGGCGGCGGGCTGCTCGGGGCGGCGGGTGCCGTCGCGTACGCCGGGTTCCTCGCCCTGGCCGGGACGGGTGCCGCCGCGCTCTCGCTGGTGCTGCCCGTATGGGCCGCCGCGCTGATCGTGACGGGGGTGCTGTTCGCGATCGCGGCCGTCCTGGCGGCTGTCGGGCGGGGCCAGCTGCGGAAGGCCGCGCCGCCCACGCCTGAGCGGACTCTCGGCAGTGTCAGGGCGGACGTGGAGGAGATCAAGGAGAGGGCGCATCGATGA